A region of Drosophila mauritiana strain mau12 chromosome 3L, ASM438214v1, whole genome shotgun sequence DNA encodes the following proteins:
- the LOC117141066 gene encoding uncharacterized protein LOC117141066: MTRAFSRSLGKREQKRERTWCSTRVIVAPLCLFSWVARTRWREGRKRSKDGERSGARKRGSKRDGETMAQTNNNSDSSRQNVHVTSAEGVADVPMIMLMNKDNADVASERTSKTFSSLSLITILDVSIFPGCLFIIGICICIIIAIAIAIAIVIIIIMGNVVLVVPVLLHCCSSCVSCVGESVNLTLPGVHAPPLSLTSTSTHTHTHTRVYMYLRALHRTHTRTQWQLHPYNPLASNILLARGNCCCSSLTSEYCSQLGILLTPQKGLTSALSLSLATAICRSIVSCALGASSVKAFPLAPKEKRQRSRRRQRLLPWQLYQCHEMLFPENNPKEMLHTHTHPRHVCECMCATSSSNNCVHVNPGLFHLPIWSTVLRIAPRIRSPRAEKPAGTNFVRLMMIIMLPLAWRTEKKYQPNW; this comes from the exons ATGACAAGGGCTTTCTCTCGGTCTCTCGGAAAGAGAGAGCAAAAGCGAGAGAGAACTTGGTGCTCCACGCGCGTCATTGTTGCACCTTTATGTTTGTTTTCGTGGGTGGCCCGCACTCGCTGGAGAGAGGGACGAAAGAGGAGCAAGGACGGGGAAAGGAGCGGAGCGCGGAAGAGAGGGAGCAAGAGAGACGGGGAGACGATGGcgcaaacaaacaacaatagCGATTCGAGTCGGCAGAATGTCCATGTAACCTCTGCAGAGGGTGTCGCTGATGTCCCGATGATTATGTTGATGAATAAGGATAATGCCGATGTAGCCAG TGAACGAACATCAAAGACTTTTTCGTCTCTCAGCCTCATTACAATCCTCGACGTAAGTATCTTTCCTGGTTGCCTCTTCATCATCggcatctgtatctgcatcatcatcgccatcgccatcgccatcgccatcgtcatcatcatcatcatgggCAATGTTGTCCTGGTCGTTCCCGTTCTCCTCCATTGTTGTTCGTCGTGTGTCTCGTGCGTTGGTGAAAGTGTCAACTTGACATTGCCTGGAGTGCACGCGCCACCGCTCTCTCTCACaagcacaagcacacacacgcacacccacacacgtGTATACATGTATTTGAGGGCTCTCCATcggacacacacacgcacacagtgGCAGCTACATCCTTACAATCCGCTTGCgtcaaatattttgttggcCCGGggcaattgttgttgctcctcGCTGACAAGCGAATATTGCTCGCAGCTGGGAATTTTGCTCACGCCACAAAAAGGACTCACTTCcgctctctcactctctctagCTACCGCTATTTGCCGCTCTATCGTTTCTTGCGCTCTCGGCGCAAGCTCGGTGAAAGCATTTCCCCTGGCTCCGAAGGAAAAGCGGCAGCGCAGTCGGCGGCGACAGAGGCTGCTGCCATGGCAGCTTTATCAGTGCCATGAAATGTTGTTCCCGGAAAATAACCCAAAGGAAatgctgcacacacacacacaccctcgccatgtgtgcgagtgtatgtgtgcaaccagcagcagcaataactGTGTACATGTAAATCCTGGTTTGTTTCATTTGCCGATTTGGAGCACCGTCCTCCGCATCGCCCCGCGCATCCGATCCCCCCGCGCCGAAAAGCCCGCCGGCACTAACTTTGTACGCTTGATGATGATAATAATGTTGCCCCTTGCCTGGCGCACTGAGAAAAAGTATCAACCCAATTGGTAA